One window of the Anabaena sphaerica FACHB-251 genome contains the following:
- a CDS encoding metallophosphoesterase family protein, which translates to MISPLQLLTDPFLQLPTENSVRVVWFTEFAGDQHLVISGEKLDHSLIAKTTKLSRTREDQLSRVANQTENGQIYQQPVKREIWRHEAEVTGLTPNVRVPYYVTSTREDGEKVSSKVFTLAPTPKPGTPLKILLTSDHQLKPMTAANLQKVVETVGRVDGVWFAGDLVNVPDRASEWFDDNRGNALFPGLQGRANYQMEHNGVKFTYTGGKIIQNAPMFTCIGNHEVMGRYARTGSLDDEFNDTIPRVVAEKLYGEKSLKDNSFNTVTYEEIFTLPETKTGGKTYYAVNFGDVRLVVLYITNMWRPPQLKSERKGRYIEPEKDFNDPENWGYGQLIYEPIFQGSEQYNWLQEELNSPEFKQAKYKVVMFHHPPHTLGDNIVPAYTNPVTIIKRYEAGNIKAIRYEYPKNADYIIRDVIPLLEAAKVQLVFYGHSHLWNRFVSSSGMHFLETSNVGNSYGAAWGERKREVPTGYQEDYTEIGDPNGLEPIIPTISPLLGEDSKPLPYIASNDITVFSIFDTGTGTISSYRFDTRKPNSEVIKFDEFKLK; encoded by the coding sequence ATGATATCACCACTGCAACTGCTGACAGATCCATTTTTGCAACTACCAACAGAAAATTCTGTACGAGTAGTTTGGTTTACTGAGTTTGCAGGTGATCAACATTTAGTTATCTCCGGTGAGAAACTTGATCACAGTTTAATTGCAAAAACTACCAAACTGAGCCGCACTAGAGAAGATCAACTATCAAGAGTAGCAAATCAAACTGAAAACGGGCAAATTTATCAACAACCCGTAAAACGTGAAATTTGGCGACATGAAGCCGAAGTTACGGGTTTAACTCCAAATGTGCGAGTTCCCTATTATGTCACGAGTACAAGAGAGGATGGAGAAAAGGTTAGCAGCAAAGTTTTTACCCTTGCACCTACTCCAAAACCCGGTACACCTTTAAAAATTCTCCTCACCTCAGATCATCAATTAAAACCGATGACGGCCGCAAATCTCCAAAAAGTGGTAGAAACTGTAGGAAGAGTTGACGGAGTATGGTTCGCAGGAGATTTAGTCAATGTTCCAGACCGCGCTTCAGAATGGTTTGATGATAATCGCGGAAATGCTTTATTTCCAGGTTTGCAAGGTCGCGCTAATTATCAAATGGAACATAACGGTGTAAAATTCACTTACACAGGTGGTAAAATTATTCAAAATGCCCCTATGTTTACTTGTATTGGTAATCATGAAGTCATGGGGAGATATGCCAGAACGGGAAGTTTAGATGATGAATTTAATGATACGATTCCTCGTGTAGTTGCTGAAAAATTGTATGGGGAAAAATCTTTAAAAGATAATTCTTTTAATACTGTCACATACGAAGAAATTTTTACTTTACCTGAAACTAAAACGGGTGGAAAAACCTATTATGCAGTGAATTTTGGTGATGTGCGCCTAGTGGTTTTGTATATTACGAATATGTGGCGACCTCCTCAATTAAAGTCAGAACGTAAAGGCAGATATATAGAACCAGAAAAAGATTTTAATGATCCTGAGAATTGGGGTTACGGACAGTTAATTTATGAACCTATTTTTCAAGGTAGTGAACAATATAATTGGCTTCAGGAAGAATTAAATAGTCCTGAATTTAAACAGGCAAAATATAAAGTTGTCATGTTCCATCATCCGCCTCATACTTTGGGTGATAATATTGTTCCAGCTTATACGAATCCTGTGACTATCATTAAACGGTATGAAGCAGGAAATATCAAAGCTATTCGTTATGAATATCCCAAAAATGCAGATTATATTATTCGTGATGTTATTCCTTTATTAGAAGCTGCTAAAGTGCAGTTAGTATTTTATGGCCATTCCCATTTATGGAATCGCTTTGTAAGTTCAAGCGGAATGCACTTTCTAGAAACTTCTAATGTTGGTAATTCTTACGGTGCAGCTTGGGGTGAAAGAAAGCGAGAAGTACCAACAGGCTATCAAGAGGATTATACTGAAATAGGTGATCCCAATGGGCTAGAACCAATAATACCAACCATTTCTCCATTGTTAGGAGAAGATAGCAAGCCGCTACCTTATATTGCTAGTAATGATATTACAGTTTTCAGCATCTTCGACACAGGAACAGGTACTATTAGTAGCTATCGTTTTGATACTAGAAAACCTAATTCAGAGGTCATTAAGTTTGATGAATTTAAGTTGAAATAA
- a CDS encoding carbohydrate ABC transporter permease, with translation MNFKKSQLQILIMYGLLAAIALFTLFPLLWLISTALKSPTENILQSPPQLWPSQPTLENFTRVWQSLPFGQYLYNSILVALLTVGLNLLFCALAAYPLARLSFVGRNGIFIAIVSTIMIPFQIVMIPLYILTVQLGLTNSYLGMIFPSLASAFGIFLLRQAFIGVPKEIEEAARMDGSSELGLWWFVMLPAIRPALVTLAIFVFIGAWSDFLWPLIVIQDESLYTLPLGVAKLAGTFSLDWRLVAAGSVISIAPVLLLFLFLQRFIVPTDTGSGVKG, from the coding sequence ATGAATTTTAAAAAATCACAACTGCAAATTCTCATCATGTATGGATTGTTGGCAGCGATCGCACTGTTTACCCTTTTCCCCTTATTATGGTTAATTAGCACAGCCTTAAAATCCCCTACAGAAAATATTTTACAATCTCCACCACAGTTATGGCCGAGTCAACCGACTTTAGAGAACTTCACTCGTGTTTGGCAATCTCTACCTTTTGGACAATATTTATATAACAGTATTCTGGTGGCTTTATTGACTGTGGGATTGAATCTGCTGTTTTGTGCTTTAGCTGCTTACCCTCTGGCAAGATTATCATTTGTGGGACGAAACGGAATTTTTATTGCTATTGTTTCCACAATTATGATTCCCTTTCAAATCGTGATGATTCCTTTATATATTTTGACAGTGCAGTTAGGGTTAACAAATAGTTATTTAGGGATGATTTTTCCCAGTTTAGCTTCTGCTTTTGGCATTTTTTTATTAAGACAAGCTTTTATAGGTGTGCCTAAAGAAATAGAAGAAGCCGCCCGCATGGATGGCAGTTCTGAGCTAGGATTGTGGTGGTTTGTGATGTTACCAGCTATTCGTCCAGCACTAGTAACTCTGGCTATTTTTGTGTTTATTGGTGCTTGGAGTGACTTTTTATGGCCTTTGATTGTCATCCAAGATGAGAGTTTATATACTTTACCCTTGGGAGTTGCTAAATTAGCAGGTACATTTTCTTTAGATTGGCGCTTGGTAGCAGCTGGGTCGGTAATTTCTATCGCTCCAGTTTTGCTATTATTTTTGTTTTTACAAAGGTTTATTGTACCCACCGATACGGGTAGCGGTGTTAAAGGTTAA
- a CDS encoding sugar transferase: protein MSFSTLTNQTKSYSVANVSVPPHLTLMELSPQSIHPSVANNTKRLIDILGAIVGLIITSVVAVPIAIVTLCSDPGPIFYSQLRCGLNGRTFRIWKFRSMVVDADKLKSLVKNQAKGNIFKSTEDPRITPLGKFLRRTSLDELPQFWNVLMGDMSLVGTRPPTPDEVINYAPHHWERLLVKPGMTGEWQTRGRSTITDFETIVSMDLDYQRKWSIVYDLILIFKTFWVVLDRKGAY, encoded by the coding sequence ATGTCATTTTCTACTCTGACAAATCAAACAAAAAGTTACAGCGTGGCTAATGTGAGTGTTCCTCCCCATCTGACTCTGATGGAATTATCACCACAGTCAATCCACCCATCAGTCGCTAATAATACAAAAAGATTAATTGACATACTCGGAGCCATAGTTGGTTTAATAATTACATCCGTGGTAGCGGTTCCTATAGCAATTGTTACCTTATGTTCTGATCCAGGCCCCATATTTTATTCTCAACTTCGCTGTGGTCTAAACGGACGCACCTTTCGGATCTGGAAATTCCGTTCTATGGTGGTTGATGCAGATAAACTCAAGTCTCTAGTCAAAAACCAAGCCAAAGGTAACATCTTTAAATCTACAGAAGACCCTCGTATTACTCCTTTGGGTAAGTTCTTGCGACGCACTAGCTTAGATGAGCTACCCCAATTTTGGAATGTTTTAATGGGAGATATGAGTTTAGTTGGTACTCGTCCCCCCACTCCTGATGAAGTTATCAATTATGCACCCCATCACTGGGAAAGATTGCTAGTTAAACCGGGTATGACTGGAGAATGGCAGACCAGAGGACGTTCCACCATCACAGACTTTGAAACGATAGTCAGTATGGATTTAGACTATCAGCGTAAATGGTCTATTGTTTATGATTTGATTTTAATTTTTAAAACTTTTTGGGTAGTCTTAGATAGAAAAGGAGCTTATTAG